One window of Canis lupus baileyi chromosome 21, mCanLup2.hap1, whole genome shotgun sequence genomic DNA carries:
- the SYPL1 gene encoding synaptophysin-like protein 1 isoform X2 yields MIDFVVTLVAAFLWLVSTSAWAKALTDIKIATGHGIVKELQPCNHQGVMCYFGSVTSMGSLNVSVIFGFLNMILWGGNAWFVYKETSLHSPSNTSASHGQGGIPPPSGI; encoded by the exons ATGATT gaCTTTGTTGTTACTCTTGTTGCTGCTTTTCTGTGGTTGGTGAGCACTTCAGCCTGGGCTAAAGCTCTTACAGATATTAAAATAGCTACTGGTCATGGTATTGTCAAGGAACTTCAGCCTTGTAATCATCAAGGAGTGATGTGTTATTTTGGCTCCGTGACTAGTATGGGATCCCTAAATGTATCTGTG ATCTTTGGCTTTCTGAATATGATACTTTGGGGAGGAAATGCATGGTTTGTATACAAGGAGACCAGTTTACACAGTCCATCAAATACTTCTGCTTCCCACGGCCAAGGAGGTATTCCACCTCCTTCTGGAATATAA